Proteins encoded within one genomic window of Aerococcus viridans:
- a CDS encoding YfhO family protein: MGRYKKRFLFILLCIIISLIGHGFFIKNSVLNDQMMATGGDQFSQMIIFKDYLYNQFSNGNFFYDFQYMGGENFFTSLSYYYSTSISFYLSSIITFLLESVGMISNVDLVYWANMILIVSIFRTAIIIFITTRLLTYLDVRPNIALFSSLFYALSPVYFHQTSLWEIFGDGFIWAPLLILGVEKIIREQKGFIFAIAVGLAVFNNGYLAYIVLLMTLIYIGIRFFVHLTTNESSLWLQIKNYAIYGILGLILGSPGFVPFVIGFLKTKRTSGNFTAPLLAFDPEIHNFVFTDEYQVIPVLFVLLASFYPIYKNNNVRFFVLITLVGMVARFSPLFGSIMNGFSYPEERWIFLVPLFMSIAIGMSLETIRQGITRQHAIYGAIISLLITTLIYMNSSKMPLTDKPSLLVEYWPFFVIITSLLLILIYLFKNNKIFLPVLLILGGVNVLLLYDQNRQLYYDYHLYKIDEAKIVNTYQNDSMLITEIINNLESEELNISKIDFTESPINLALTKDISSYNIYSSFLNGSIQNFITELKVLDHSEHLNQINGFGGRQSLYSLLGIDTVVSPADHQRIPYGFERTNQQNNYGETYIYENTLGLPFIHPVKYLYSKDEANNKNLDELMVDGAVVESEYAQNDGDNRYQINDIQYDISIENGEFENNKLLPQEESEDTTVSLSFEDSDYDQIAIDYSLIPVDENSTIKYKINGDSIELYGFDKIYSERRPNKIALVENGKDAVFTFPTHSDYKFEIKRVYGIDYDGLEQYKNEIENQDYSLDINNGQVKVRFNNLNRYPFMVLPIFNEPGWSLYINGEKSTIVDTNFGMIGFEIPEGEVFIELRFEQPFFKLTIFISALALIILVYLRRRFDRTTIS, translated from the coding sequence ATGGGACGTTATAAAAAGAGATTTCTTTTTATTTTATTATGTATAATCATTTCATTGATTGGTCATGGTTTTTTTATAAAAAATAGTGTATTAAATGATCAAATGATGGCTACTGGTGGGGACCAGTTTAGTCAAATGATTATTTTCAAAGATTACCTATATAATCAATTTTCGAATGGAAACTTCTTTTATGATTTTCAATATATGGGTGGAGAAAATTTCTTTACGTCTTTAAGTTATTATTATTCGACTTCAATATCGTTTTACTTATCAAGTATAATTACTTTTCTACTTGAATCCGTAGGAATGATTTCTAATGTGGATCTTGTATATTGGGCAAATATGATACTGATCGTAAGTATTTTTAGAACAGCAATTATTATATTCATTACAACAAGATTGCTAACATATCTAGATGTGAGACCAAACATTGCTTTATTCTCATCATTATTTTATGCACTTTCACCAGTGTATTTTCATCAAACTAGTTTGTGGGAAATCTTTGGTGATGGGTTTATATGGGCACCTTTGTTAATTCTCGGAGTTGAAAAAATAATTCGTGAACAAAAAGGATTTATCTTTGCAATTGCTGTAGGATTAGCTGTATTTAATAATGGCTATTTAGCGTATATCGTCTTACTTATGACCTTGATTTATATTGGGATACGTTTTTTTGTACATTTAACAACGAACGAAAGTAGTTTGTGGCTCCAAATCAAAAATTATGCTATATATGGTATATTGGGTCTAATATTAGGTTCTCCTGGCTTCGTACCATTTGTTATTGGATTCTTGAAAACAAAGCGTACTTCCGGCAATTTTACAGCACCTCTACTTGCTTTTGATCCTGAGATTCACAATTTTGTTTTTACTGATGAATATCAAGTAATACCAGTTTTATTTGTATTGTTAGCTTCTTTTTACCCAATTTATAAAAATAATAATGTTAGATTTTTTGTGTTGATTACATTGGTAGGCATGGTAGCAAGATTTAGTCCACTGTTTGGAAGTATAATGAATGGCTTTTCATATCCAGAGGAGCGATGGATATTCCTAGTGCCATTGTTTATGTCTATTGCAATTGGTATGTCTCTAGAAACAATAAGACAGGGAATAACAAGGCAGCATGCGATTTATGGAGCTATAATTTCTTTACTAATAACGACTTTAATTTACATGAATTCAAGTAAAATGCCGTTGACGGACAAGCCTTCACTATTAGTAGAATATTGGCCATTTTTTGTTATTATAACGAGTTTGTTGTTAATACTAATATATTTATTTAAGAATAATAAAATATTTCTCCCTGTACTTTTGATACTTGGGGGAGTTAACGTTCTTTTACTTTATGATCAAAATCGACAACTTTATTATGATTATCACTTATATAAAATTGATGAAGCAAAAATAGTAAATACTTACCAAAATGACTCCATGTTGATTACTGAAATTATAAATAATTTAGAGAGTGAAGAACTAAATATAAGTAAAATTGATTTTACAGAATCACCAATTAATCTCGCTCTTACTAAAGATATTTCTAGCTATAATATTTATTCAAGCTTTTTGAATGGTTCTATCCAAAATTTTATTACGGAATTAAAAGTTTTAGATCATTCTGAGCATTTGAATCAGATCAATGGATTTGGTGGGAGACAATCTTTATATAGCCTATTAGGCATTGATACAGTTGTCTCACCAGCAGATCACCAAAGAATTCCATATGGTTTCGAACGAACGAATCAACAGAATAATTATGGTGAAACATATATTTATGAAAATACTTTAGGGCTACCTTTTATTCATCCTGTGAAATACTTGTACAGTAAAGATGAAGCAAACAACAAAAATTTAGATGAGCTAATGGTAGATGGTGCCGTTGTAGAAAGTGAATACGCTCAAAATGACGGAGATAACCGTTATCAAATCAATGATATTCAATATGACATTAGTATAGAAAACGGTGAATTTGAAAATAATAAGTTATTACCTCAAGAAGAGAGTGAAGATACAACAGTATCCTTATCTTTTGAAGATAGTGACTATGATCAAATAGCAATAGATTACTCATTAATACCTGTAGATGAGAATAGTACAATAAAATATAAAATCAATGGCGATAGCATTGAGTTATATGGCTTTGATAAAATATATTCAGAACGCCGACCAAATAAAATAGCATTAGTTGAAAATGGTAAAGATGCTGTATTTACATTCCCAACACATTCGGACTACAAATTTGAAATAAAAAGAGTGTATGGCATTGATTATGATGGGTTGGAACAATATAAAAATGAAATTGAAAATCAAGATTATAGTCTAGACATTAATAATGGGCAAGTGAAAGTAAGATTTAATAATTTAAATAGATATCCTTTTATGGTACTTCCAATATTCAATGAACCTGGATGGAGCTTATATATTAATGGCGAGAAATCGACAATTGTTGATACCAATTTTGGTATGATAGGTTTTGAAATACCAGAGGGAGAAGTTTTTATTGAATTAAGATTTGAACAACCATTTTTCAAATTAACAATCTTTATTAGCGCTCTTGCCTTGATTATCTTAGTTTATTTGCGCAGAAGATTTGATCGTACTACTATTTCATAA
- a CDS encoding polysaccharide biosynthesis protein gives MKTLKNILNVAMSNIVGFGTSFIVGFILPGILTVAQYGSYRQYTLYLSFTYLFHLGFADGIYIKYGGDNINDLDKDIVRNEHNFANAFQFMMFIGMFIISLITRDPVLILFSVVTFFSNVTTYHSNFLQAIGQFKNFTIASMFRSISYIVLLLIGIFIFQSENYIFYIVLNVISYVLMYLYYEMNFVKQLGFNPSFTVKDKFEIFRVGFLILLANMSLTFVGNIGSWIANWGFSIEEFAQYSFQNSVLNVIILIVNAVALVFYNLISKTDNPKVANIIKRLTLLLGIFGGLGFFVFKWIIEFFLPNYVPSIELLSITFVSIPYIMISKIVVANLYKAKRGEKKYIRDSILYAGLAFAFVFIVFLITQTLAGIAWATTLCYFLWYMYASRKEFVMLKSDVSEWLLIISHIVIFYITANYLNIYVGFVLYMVYILAILFLKRVELQDIFQQIMKIED, from the coding sequence ATGAAAACATTAAAAAATATCCTAAACGTGGCAATGTCTAATATTGTAGGGTTTGGTACTAGCTTTATTGTAGGGTTCATTTTGCCCGGTATATTAACTGTCGCTCAATATGGTTCCTATCGTCAATACACCTTATACTTGAGTTTTACTTACTTATTCCATCTGGGATTTGCAGATGGTATCTATATTAAGTACGGTGGGGATAACATCAATGACTTAGATAAAGATATAGTCCGAAATGAGCATAACTTTGCGAATGCTTTCCAATTTATGATGTTCATAGGAATGTTTATTATATCTTTAATAACGAGAGATCCAGTGTTGATTCTATTCTCGGTCGTGACGTTCTTCTCAAATGTAACAACTTATCATTCAAATTTTCTACAAGCAATTGGTCAATTTAAGAACTTTACTATTGCATCAATGTTTAGATCAATTTCGTATATTGTATTACTATTAATTGGTATATTTATTTTCCAATCTGAAAATTATATTTTCTATATCGTTTTGAATGTAATCTCGTATGTATTAATGTATCTCTATTATGAAATGAATTTTGTTAAACAATTAGGATTTAATCCAAGCTTTACAGTTAAAGACAAATTTGAAATTTTTCGAGTTGGTTTCTTGATTTTACTAGCAAATATGTCGTTGACATTTGTCGGCAATATCGGGTCTTGGATTGCCAACTGGGGATTCTCAATTGAAGAATTTGCCCAGTATTCATTCCAAAATTCTGTATTAAACGTCATTATCCTAATAGTGAATGCGGTAGCTTTGGTTTTCTATAACTTAATTTCTAAAACTGATAATCCTAAAGTAGCTAATATCATTAAACGTTTAACGTTATTATTAGGTATCTTTGGTGGGTTAGGATTCTTTGTATTTAAATGGATTATCGAATTCTTCTTACCGAATTACGTACCATCAATTGAGCTATTATCGATTACTTTTGTTTCGATACCCTACATAATGATTTCAAAAATTGTCGTAGCAAACTTGTATAAGGCGAAAAGAGGCGAGAAAAAATATATCCGTGACTCAATATTATATGCGGGATTAGCCTTTGCTTTTGTATTCATCGTGTTCTTAATTACTCAAACACTTGCAGGAATTGCTTGGGCAACTACATTGTGTTATTTCTTATGGTATATGTATGCCTCTAGAAAGGAATTTGTTATGTTGAAAAGTGATGTCAGCGAGTGGTTATTAATCATTAGTCATATCGTTATATTTTATATCACAGCCAATTATCTGAACATATACGTAGGTTTTGTATTATATATGGTATATATATTAGCAATACTATTCTTAAAACGAGTAGAATTACAAGATATATTCCAACAGATTATGAAAATAGAAGACTAA
- a CDS encoding glycosyltransferase family 2 protein, with the protein MEFENNLISIITPVYNAERFISETIESVQNQQYKHWELLLVNDQSTDNSLAIIEDYAKHDDRIKVINLLENSGAAVARNTGISAATGQYIAFIDSDDVWEPEKLLRQINFMQKGEIAFSYTDIRLIDEDGKVLKERTNVPISLNYKGLLKNTAIACSTVMIDRNVVGNFTMPLVRKGQDTATWLKIMRENDITAYGILLPLNSYRQVEGSISSDRFGALKRTWNTYYNLEQLPLPKASYYFVNYVLNAIKRRL; encoded by the coding sequence ATGGAATTCGAAAATAATTTAATTTCGATAATAACACCTGTTTATAATGCTGAACGCTTCATTAGCGAAACTATTGAGAGTGTGCAAAACCAACAGTATAAGCACTGGGAATTATTATTGGTAAATGATCAGTCAACAGATAATAGTCTTGCAATAATCGAAGACTACGCTAAACATGATGACCGAATAAAAGTAATTAACCTTCTTGAAAATTCTGGGGCTGCTGTTGCGAGGAATACTGGTATCAGTGCAGCAACTGGCCAATATATTGCCTTTATTGACTCGGATGATGTGTGGGAACCAGAAAAGTTATTACGCCAAATCAATTTTATGCAAAAAGGAGAAATTGCTTTTTCATATACAGATATTCGATTAATTGATGAGGATGGTAAGGTATTAAAGGAAAGAACCAATGTTCCTATTTCATTGAACTATAAAGGATTATTAAAAAATACTGCAATAGCTTGTTCAACGGTGATGATTGATCGTAATGTTGTTGGAAATTTCACTATGCCGTTAGTGAGAAAAGGGCAAGACACAGCAACCTGGTTAAAAATCATGCGAGAAAATGATATAACAGCTTATGGTATATTATTACCCTTGAACTCGTATCGTCAAGTTGAAGGGTCAATTTCAAGTGATCGTTTTGGCGCTTTAAAACGTACATGGAATACTTATTATAATCTTGAACAGTTACCCTTACCTAAAGCAAGTTATTACTTTGTAAACTATGTATTAAATGCAATTAAGCGTCGATTATAA
- a CDS encoding O-antigen ligase family protein has translation MLFYLVILVSSVFLGSNLLAVSLPVGQISLYRIFSLLIIPIIIFTIFKNRRAFKINTNSTATFMVGVFIFWWLWALCSILWAMSIGAWLQTMVLLTLGVSSVIGIFLWTKDYFQWRILIKTVWVMLTFLSLWGLFEVLTNTYLLADVGKLDKYSTFATQPWTRMPITFFANQNDYATMLLAAFPVNLILLNTTRNNLKRLLTLFCMILATLLIYQSGSRMSLLMAMAFFVIYFALKIRWNVKRNWIKKIIVIVLALLALAIAFVPLVQDTIMKYIYILPRPYLSGDTARINMLRNGLTYFGRTFGLGVGAGNIEVWMQTFGTLPTRNVFNIHNWWFEILVGYGVFVFIAYVVGYGLMIYRLFNLRKGVTKNQRNVMNAIITFLIIFIGASITSANNMLIEWHWIFFGLIIAYIGIMEKQVNKKRGLDK, from the coding sequence TTGTTATTTTATTTAGTTATTTTAGTATCTAGTGTATTTTTAGGCTCAAATTTATTGGCCGTCTCTCTACCGGTTGGGCAAATATCTCTTTATCGAATTTTTTCACTACTTATTATCCCAATTATTATTTTTACTATTTTTAAAAACCGAAGAGCCTTTAAAATTAACACAAACTCAACTGCAACGTTCATGGTTGGCGTGTTTATATTTTGGTGGCTATGGGCTCTTTGCTCCATTTTATGGGCGATGAGTATTGGCGCATGGTTACAGACGATGGTATTGCTTACGTTAGGCGTGTCAAGTGTTATAGGCATTTTCCTCTGGACCAAAGATTATTTTCAGTGGCGTATCTTAATTAAAACGGTTTGGGTCATGTTAACATTCTTGAGCTTATGGGGATTGTTTGAGGTTTTAACTAATACCTATTTATTAGCTGATGTAGGAAAGTTAGACAAATATTCAACTTTTGCAACTCAACCGTGGACACGGATGCCGATTACATTTTTTGCCAATCAAAATGACTATGCAACAATGCTATTAGCTGCTTTTCCGGTCAATTTAATTCTATTGAATACAACTAGAAATAATCTGAAAAGATTATTAACTTTATTTTGTATGATATTAGCGACGTTATTAATCTATCAATCAGGTTCCAGAATGAGTTTATTGATGGCGATGGCCTTTTTTGTTATTTACTTTGCCCTCAAAATCCGCTGGAATGTAAAGAGAAATTGGATAAAAAAAATCATTGTCATTGTATTAGCGTTATTGGCTTTAGCAATTGCTTTCGTACCTCTGGTACAAGACACAATTATGAAATATATTTATATTTTACCTAGACCTTATCTTTCTGGTGATACTGCTAGAATAAATATGTTGCGGAACGGGTTAACCTATTTTGGTAGAACGTTTGGATTAGGTGTTGGTGCTGGTAACATAGAAGTATGGATGCAAACATTTGGTACTTTGCCAACTAGAAATGTGTTTAATATTCATAATTGGTGGTTTGAAATTTTAGTCGGATATGGTGTTTTTGTATTCATAGCCTATGTAGTAGGGTACGGGTTAATGATTTACCGTTTGTTCAATTTAAGAAAAGGAGTTACGAAGAATCAGCGAAATGTGATGAATGCTATCATTACATTTTTAATCATTTTTATAGGTGCTAGTATTACAAGTGCCAATAATATGTTAATTGAATGGCATTGGATATTCTTTGGCTTAATTATCGCGTACATTGGTATCATGGAGAAGCAAGTCAACAAAAAAAGAGGGTTAGATAAATGA
- a CDS encoding glycosyltransferase — MQVTEDNKHLRILHVMGSFGGGISSFILNKAKLMPKYGITFDIATYDECSKEFETAIQATGGKIYQLINPKKEGYKSFSKTFCKPFEENKYDLVHCHVEGYRAIPYYKIARNYGVKRFYIHAHHANDYKVKSVKDQLMFKMEQTINTKLSTAAVGCGRIAIKSVYGPKTSLNNAMVIPNSIDVEEYNHSEENFQQVREKGRSDFGISDDTILIGHVGRLVPVKNHEKTLEIAKYIKDKQINAKILVTGAGHLESSLKEIVKAQGLESFITFTGRINPISEYYPALDVLLLPSFSEGLPTTVVEVQGAGVSTVMSKAITSEVDLGLDLVEQVSLDTPISEWVDTLVKMSQQPVPNVQARINAIKEKGFSNEASAKLYVDYFTGKINAFQI; from the coding sequence ATGCAAGTGACTGAAGATAATAAACATTTACGTATACTGCATGTGATGGGGAGTTTTGGGGGAGGAATTTCTTCCTTTATATTGAATAAGGCAAAATTAATGCCTAAATATGGTATCACATTTGATATAGCGACTTATGATGAATGTAGTAAGGAATTTGAAACAGCTATTCAAGCTACTGGTGGTAAAATTTATCAACTAATAAATCCAAAAAAAGAAGGCTACAAATCATTTTCTAAGACATTCTGTAAACCTTTTGAAGAAAATAAATATGATTTAGTGCATTGTCATGTTGAAGGTTATCGTGCAATACCTTACTATAAAATAGCACGCAATTATGGTGTTAAACGTTTTTATATCCATGCACATCATGCCAATGATTATAAAGTTAAAAGTGTAAAAGATCAGTTGATGTTTAAAATGGAACAAACTATTAATACTAAACTTTCGACAGCTGCTGTTGGGTGTGGTCGTATTGCCATTAAATCAGTTTATGGACCAAAAACTAGCTTGAATAATGCAATGGTCATTCCAAATTCAATCGATGTTGAAGAGTATAATCATTCTGAAGAAAATTTTCAGCAGGTACGTGAAAAAGGAAGAAGTGACTTTGGCATTTCTGATGATACGATCCTCATCGGACATGTCGGTCGATTAGTACCTGTTAAAAACCACGAAAAAACATTAGAGATTGCCAAATATATCAAGGACAAGCAAATAAATGCGAAAATTCTAGTAACAGGAGCAGGACATCTTGAGTCGTCATTAAAGGAAATTGTAAAGGCACAAGGTCTAGAAAGCTTTATTACATTTACTGGTCGAATAAACCCTATTTCAGAATACTATCCTGCACTAGATGTTCTACTGTTGCCTTCGTTTTCTGAAGGTTTGCCAACAACGGTTGTTGAGGTGCAAGGTGCTGGTGTATCAACAGTAATGTCAAAAGCTATTACTTCAGAGGTAGATTTAGGCCTTGACTTAGTTGAACAAGTGAGTTTAGATACGCCTATTTCTGAATGGGTTGATACCTTGGTCAAAATGAGTCAACAACCAGTTCCCAATGTTCAAGCGAGAATTAATGCAATTAAAGAAAAGGGCTTTAGTAATGAGGCGTCAGCTAAACTATACGTCGATTATTTCACAGGAAAAATCAATGCTTTTCAAATTTAA
- a CDS encoding nucleotide sugar dehydrogenase, protein MKITVVGAGYVGLANAILLAQNNEVVALEVNPIIVDMLNNKQAHIADKEIEQYLATKPLNLRATSDKDDAYKDADFVIVATPTNYDETTNSFDTSTVEGVIDDVLLQDTKAPIIIKSTIPVGFTQEMRQAKGTDRILFSPEFLREGQALYDNLNPSRIIVGDHTDEAKQFANLLAEGAEKEDIDILFMEPTEAEAVKLFANTYLAMRVSFFNELDTYAQMKGLNSQSIIDGISLDPRIGTHYNNPSFGYGGYCLPKDTKQLRANFEGVPNNIISAIVEANKTRKHFVADTVAAKNPKTVGIYRLTMKSSSDNFRESAVLDIMNQLVAKGIEIIIFEPTWTGDTYGEFKVVNDLETFKNDSDVVITNRMNEELKDISEKVYTRDVYNEN, encoded by the coding sequence ATGAAGATAACGGTAGTGGGAGCGGGATATGTAGGATTGGCAAATGCCATCTTACTAGCACAAAACAATGAGGTAGTAGCATTAGAAGTGAACCCTATAATTGTAGACATGTTAAATAATAAACAAGCTCATATTGCTGATAAAGAAATTGAGCAATACTTAGCAACAAAACCTTTAAACTTACGAGCAACTTCTGATAAAGACGATGCTTATAAAGATGCTGATTTTGTTATTGTTGCAACACCAACTAATTACGATGAAACAACAAACTCATTTGATACATCAACAGTTGAAGGTGTAATTGACGATGTCTTATTGCAAGACACTAAAGCGCCAATTATTATTAAATCTACAATTCCAGTTGGGTTTACCCAAGAAATGCGTCAAGCTAAAGGTACAGACCGTATCCTATTCTCACCAGAGTTCTTACGTGAAGGACAAGCCTTATACGATAATTTAAATCCTTCTCGTATTATTGTTGGGGACCACACGGATGAAGCGAAACAATTTGCTAACTTATTAGCTGAAGGTGCTGAAAAAGAAGATATCGATATCTTGTTTATGGAACCAACTGAAGCTGAAGCCGTTAAATTATTTGCAAATACATATTTAGCCATGCGTGTATCATTCTTTAATGAATTAGATACTTATGCACAAATGAAAGGTTTGAATAGCCAATCTATCATTGATGGTATTTCATTAGACCCACGTATTGGTACACACTACAACAACCCATCATTTGGGTATGGTGGATACTGCTTACCAAAAGATACGAAACAATTGCGTGCAAACTTTGAAGGTGTACCAAATAATATTATTTCAGCTATTGTAGAAGCAAACAAAACACGCAAACATTTTGTCGCAGATACAGTTGCAGCTAAAAATCCTAAAACTGTTGGTATTTACAGATTAACAATGAAATCATCTTCGGATAACTTCCGTGAATCGGCAGTTCTAGATATCATGAATCAATTAGTAGCTAAGGGTATTGAAATCATTATTTTTGAACCAACTTGGACAGGTGATACTTACGGAGAATTTAAAGTAGTCAATGATCTTGAAACATTTAAAAATGATTCAGATGTTGTGATTACAAATCGCATGAATGAAGAGTTGAAAGATATTTCTGAAAAGGTTTATACTCGTGATGTATACAATGAAAATTAA